A window of Rosa rugosa chromosome 7, drRosRugo1.1, whole genome shotgun sequence genomic DNA:
ACACTCAGAGAGTTCCTCACTTGAGAGATTGAGAAAAATAGTGCCTCAATTAAGTGAAAGAGAGTATACGTCTTGAGAGAATATCAAGAGAGAAATTTTACCACTTAGGTGAAATTTAGTCACTATTGTGAGATTATTCTTGTAATCGCATTATTTTACATTAAAAGAAAGAAGTACTGCTCTACCCCGAGAATGTGGCATATTTGCCAAACCTAAGTCAAATATCgtatcttcttttattttttttattttttttttattttttttttatttatctgtTATTATTTTGCAAATTACACAATAGATGAGAAAAATTAGATCCTGAGATAACCAATTATCCATCGGCCTTGTATTAAGGCCGCCCTGCATTCCCCAACATAAATTACACCGTTTATTACAACCAAAGGTAATGGACTTAGAGCACCATGGCATTACAAAAAGCCACTGCTGCAGTTAACCAACATACTAATCATCTTGAATGCTTAATGCAGTCCTCACAAGTTGTGGGATAACCAGATCTCGTAACCAGGACCAAAACTCATAGGGTCGTTAACTATAGCCtaaaaaaattgttttctttgctATAGGTATGTACAAAACAGCCAGGGTCTAGAGCTATGTCCAGGCTTACTTTTCACTCATATAAGAAGGGGGCTCTGTCGTGTTCTGGTGAATCGGATGTCCCCGTTAAGAACTGCACTAATAAACTTCTCTGCTTCTTCTGTAGTTATTTCACCCTCAAATGCTGCAAAAGTCCCCTTCCGAGGTTTGTAGGCCACCAAGACCTTATCTAAAGATTTAAATCCTGCTTTGTCGAATGCGTTTAAGAATGATGCCTGCTTGGTGGCATCCAAGAGAGTGTAGGAGATGGAATCCCTGCCATGCGCCGAGTTCTGTTGCCTTGATAATGATTTCTGAGAGACCTGACTCATTTTAAAAAGATCATATATAGTCAGGTCGTGTGGTAACCAATTTACCAAACATAGAGAACGCAGAAGACAGAAATTCGTTGATAACATATAAAATCAGGTGTTTAGAATCGTAGGAAATCTAATTACCAAACAGAGGAGAAGTATACTCACCGTGTTCAGAACTGATTCcaacttctttctttctttgaaaGATCTGAATGCACCAATGATGCAAACTGGGATTTTGTCACCACAGAGAGCATCAAAATTAGATTTTGTCAGTAGAGGTATCTGATTCTCCCTGGAATCGGTTGATGCTTTCTTGGACTGATCTGAAGCTgccttcttgttcttcttctcaaAACCTTCAATTAAACCACTGAGATCATGAATTGCTGATTTCAAATCTTTAACAGCGATGCCTGTTTTTAAGACATGCTTCTCCCCATTTGATAGCCAACCAACTATAGCTGGTAGTGCATCAACTCCTAGTTTCTTCACTGTTGGATCAGAAGCATCCTGGACCTGCATCATTGCATAGTTATTaatttgaagacaaaataacaggtaattacaaaataatatagGCTGCTAAAACTAAGGATCTTCTTTTCCTGAAAACAAAAATGATTCATGTTGTCGAGGAAGTAAAAGGTCCTCTTTGCTATTTATTTCATAATCCTCTATAGCTCTTCATTCTAACCAGCAGATTCTCATGTTGAATGTCTAAAATTGTTATCTAAGAAGGCTTCAGCTCGCTCATAACTCAGTTCCATCCATTCAACGAAAGACAACACACCTGTACATCATAGAAAATGATGCGTTTGTGATACAGTCCACTGAGGACACGCCAGATAACAGGAGTATCTTTTTTGGTGGAGAGGAGGACCACCGTAGGAAATTTATCAACTGTGACAGAGGAGGACTTTAAGAAGTTCAAGTCGACCCTCTTTGAAAACCTTGGCAAATGGTCTTGGCAAAAGGATTTTAAAGGTTTAGCACCCCAATCGCCATCATACTCAACCAACAAACCCTTCTCACTCGCTTTGTATGAATAAACAAATACCCTGGGCATTCTGCGTGGATATATGCCAAGGTCCTTGCAGAGTGATGCCTCTGTGTCACAGTTTACACTTCCAACCTGTCAGAAGAACATGAAAATATGAGCATATGCGGTGGTCAATGGAAGATCAGATGGTAAGGATTGCATAAACGCATACCTTTACGGCACCCTTCAGTGAGCTGGCAACTTCCTCTATCATAGATTCAACATGCTGATGCCCCTTCAAAGAGGTTGTATAAGAGAACAAGAGCCACGTCATTCCCCGGTCAACTATTTCTTTCTTATAAACCTGTGAATTGAGGGCCCTAATGCTCTTCGGAGTACTCTGAGAGCCAGGTCGAGCCCTGCTTGAACCAGTGAAACCACCAAACTGACCTCCAGCTCCAGAATTATCCCCAAAAAAGTTTGAGAAAATGTCATTCATACTGAAACCGGATGGACTTGGACCATCACTGGGGCCACCAAAGGAAAAGGAGAATGATTTGGAACCTCCCTGCCCACCCATGCTCTGCCAATCACTTGGTCTGTAGGTAAACTGGTTGTGTCCTGGTCCACCATTGGTGAAGTAAGTATATCCACCATGATCCCCTGGCGAACCAGCTTGAAATCCAGGATTTCCCTTTTCATCTCCATACATATCATAATTTTTCCTCTTCTCCTCATCAGATAAAATCTCATACGctagcaaaagaagaagaaataaatcaacactTCAAACAGGAAAGTAAAAGAAAAGGTCtactcaaaagaaaaaagaaaaaatcaggTTTTCTCTACGTAAGTACTTTGGTATTTATATCTTATTGTTGAGGCGGAGCTCAGAATCCACAAGAGTTATATAGACATGGTAGCCATTCAAATTAGGCCATTAACAAAAGCAACTCAGAAACTGTTTGAGCTTTGAGTATGAAAACAAGATAAAATTCAACAGAAATGGGAAGCTGAAAGGAAACAAAGATGGAAGAGAAGTCAGAACTGTTACCATTATTTATCTCAGCAAACTTCGCTTGAGCTCCCTTGGCTTTATTCTTGTCTGGGTGATATTGAAGAGAAAGCCTACAGGACGCAGTTCAAGTGAAATAGTAAGATGAATGGAATATTACATGTTTGAGCCAGAGCAAACAAAGGAACATCTGTAGACTGTAGTCCATTTCATGacaatcaagaagctgctattGGTCATCAAAAATCAATTAGACAAGCTAGAATGTACATCTGCCATAGTAAAAAATGAGACAATGTTCTACTTATTCTAATAACTAAAATGTTTTAAACAAGCatgaatgatgcatgcattcaAGATCAACAAACCACCGTCCTATATAAAGAGTCACAGAAAGAGCAACACAAACTGTGATTCCACATGTTAATGGTTAGCCCCTTAATCCCCATCTACTCACCAAGACCCAAGCTCAGCAACTAGATCACAATGCCAGATTTAGGTTTGAATGAGCACATTTTGCCACTTGAGCCAGCCCCATCTAAATCAATAACAAACTTTGCACATAGACAATCCTAAATTCCTAATTGATACATTTAATATATCACCAATCAGCTAAGGGGTCATATCAAATGCCAATACTTCAAATTTCGAGACAATCGACCAAATTGAGTCAAGCACAAACAAAATTAAGCACATTACAGTCTCGCCTCTTTCACGAATACATTTTAAAGGTCACAGAACAATTATCAGGGTTTATGGAACATACTTGTGGAAAGCCTTCTGAATTTCACGTTGACTCGCATTTCGCTCCACTCCAAGAACCTGATAAACAATTCAAAGctaatttcagaaaacaataattAAGTACAAAAAACCAAAGGTTCACCGGTAAAACAAAACGCCGGCATAAAATTCAATTCCTTTTGCCAATTTACCACAGCAACAGCGGTAAAATTTGCACCATTTCATCAATAATCTAGAAAATTCCGTCTCCAGGAGTTTCAGAATTCGACGCTTCTTTCTTTGGTAAATTGTTCGAGATTTCagtaatcaaattccaaaatcacaaGCATATATGATCCTAGACACATTCCATGTATTCACATTGAACTAGAACAAGGaaaaaacataaagaaaagGTTGAAGGAATGAAGAAATAGAGAGGCGTACCTTGTAGGGGTCTAAGGTTTTGGCGTCGATGGTGAGTAGTAACAACGACGCCGTCGCGATGATCAGAGATACTAGTCGCCGGTTAAACATATTGGAATCCGAGTTCGGAGTCAGATTTTTTGGCTGCTTATTTTGTTAGATTTGGGGGTTCCCTTTTGTTGGTGTTTGGTAAATTTGGACAAGGACGGTGGGAGAGATTGAAATTTGGGGGCTTATAAATGAGTTCGCGGGTTCCCAACAAATCCAGATACTTCGTCTTTAAGGCCGTTTGGGACACGTGGCGTTATGATGTTTTCCCACGCAAACTGACCAATGGCAGAGTTCCTGATTGTCTATAGAACGGGGACCCTCTCGCGGACAGGCTTATCCACGTCAGAGTGGTGATTGTAATCAGCCAATTGTTTAGGAACACGTCCTATCAAATATTTTTAAATAGAAATTAACATCattagaattaaaaaaaaaattcagagaaATCATTGGAATCAATATTTGttaatttagattttagacTAGTTTTCTGTTTACAGTGTAAAActttttataattattatattgaggaaaaaaagaagttatTTGAGAGGAAAAAAAGTGAGAAGTTATCTGAATTGTGGGTAGTTATTACTTATTACAGATATAGATAGTTAATTATctgaaaattatttattttatatttatataatttttaattttgctaGTTGTCATATTACCACTCAATTatcaaaaattatttaaaattaatataaaGTCTAAGGATTTTATTGTCTTTCCACATCTATTTtagctaacaaagcctcttttTGTTAATAGTATAAATAATGCAAAGAGTCGACCGAAAATCCCCAAATTGAAGAGAGAACATCAGGGTTTTTGAAGAGAAGCGGCGATGAGGTTTGGGCATATGTTGGTCGACAAGCCCTACGGTCTCACTACCGGCGTTAACATAATCCGCCATAGAATTTACCCGTTCCGGGAAGGAGAGAAGAGGTGGTTACCGCTGATGAGCATGATACTTCCGGTGAGCATCCGGTGCACCACTTGTGCCAATCACATGCCCCAAGGCACCACTTTGACCTATGTAAGACGCCGCGCCCTCTCCAAGACTTCTTTGGGAGCTCCAATAGTTACATTTTTCTTCAATTGTACCAAATGCCGGGCAAATATCCAGATGAAGGAAGACCCAGAGAATTCAGGCCATGTTGTTGAGGATGGTGCTGCAGAAATTTTTGAACATGAGAAATCAGAACACCTTGGAAAGATTGGTGATGAAGATGGTTTGGATCATGAAACATCTTACTCTAATTTGAAGAAATCAGGGCATCGTCGAAAGATTCGTGATGGAGGTGGTTTAGATTATGAAGCGTCTGACTCTGATTTGAAGAGACAAAAGCTTATGATTGGGCTTCCTAGCAACCCAACAGACGTGTTCACTATTTCGGATAGCTCAAGCACTGAGCATCTTTGCTAGAAATCATTTGTTGCTGAAGTGATGTATTACAACTATTTTGTGGAACTATGATCATTATGATTAGTTACCTACTGTGTTGTGTATTAACTTCTCATTCTCAGCTATAATCTTTTCCCCATGTGGGCAATGAGAATTTTGCTTGTGAATTGCTCTCGAAAAAACGTAGATCAAATTAATATGTGACTACTTCCACGAGTCTGCATCTTGATGACTTGATCTTGCAACAAAAACTAAATGTGAGACCCAATTTGACATCTCTTCTTCATGGGTGGTCAAGTTAGGGTTGGAAAGGACATAGTACCTAAAATTTACTATTTTCCTGCACAAAATGAAAATCACGTCAGCTATTTGCCTCTGTTGGATTCGAAACGGAGCAACATCGCCGATCATCACCGGCCACGAACCACAGCCTATCAATAGAATTTCGGCATTtcttaaacataaaaaaaatccaCCAAGCTGCCCACATCACAGCCAACTCCATTTCTAATTCACTATTGATTTGAACGTGTCCTGGATTAATATTGTTCTTTTTGGTACTGATTATTTTTCACCACACAGGATTGTCCAAAACAGCAGAACATGAGCAAATTATTCTAACCCACAAAAGACAACAGTCACAACACCCTAAAGATTCAATGTATTTTTTACAGGCGAATAGTTTTAACTGtagatttttatatttatagggGTCAAAATTAAAGTCTAACAACGATAGCATTTCAAGATACAAGGAGTACTAGAAAAGCAAATTAGAGAAAATCCAGCTAGAAAAGTAGACTATGTATTAAATTAATTCATATCCAGCCAGATACAAGGGGGAGAAAAGACCAAAACTGAAATATGATTCGGTAACAAGAAACACGATCATCCTTGAGTTTCAGCACCATTTGTAGCATCCATAGGTTGAGCTTCGGTAGACTCCTCCGCTTTATCACCCTTCTTACCTGCAATGTGCAAAAACATCAGGAACCAAACATTACAAAACACTCCAGCAAATTGATAGCCTACTCGCTCAACATTTGTCCAGCttacctttcttcttctttccaccgcctttcttctttgtctttGTGCCCAAAGCCAACCATGCTTTGATTTCAGGATCATCTACTTGCTTAGTGGGTTGCAGCTCCTGTAGAGGATGAGATGTAATCCGGTCTGATCCGTTTGGCATGAGCAATACAGTGAACTTGATATGAGCAACAAAATCACCTGCAAAACCATCACAATTCTTAGTAGAAGTTCAATACAACCTTCGAGGATAATGGAATCGAGATTTCAAAAAAATAAGAGAAGATTGTTACCAGGCTTCTCATGCAAAACAGGATATGGCTGCAAAAGTTCATGGTTGACACACTCAAGTAAACCCAGACGAGCCCTTTTCTCTTCCAAAGCTCTAATGACAGCAAAACAGACCTCTTTAgagccaaaataaaatcaaaagaagcttaaaaaaataataagaaaagTTTAACATACCTTGCAGTGAATGGCATGAGGGGGAATTTCTGGCTAATTTCACTGAAAATGAACCTAGAAGCTTTCATCTTCAGGTGATAGCTCTTGTCCACAGCCCTCTTGTATATAGTTGTCTGCTTCTCATCCAGCAGCTTAGGCTGCAaatcaaattaaaatttttgaTGAGACCATAAAATAAGAAGTATCAATGCCAGTTGGGCTGATCGTGACTACTTTATTACCTTTCCTTCACCTGTGCTTGCTACTATATCAATTGCATAAACTTCATTCTCCTCAAATTCTGCCTCCTCAACTCTTGTATCTGGATTGGATACACTCAATATGACCTTGTTTGCATCTATCACAAACTGCTTCATCTGGTGGCTAAGAACACCTTCAACAATTTTGCAATCATAAGCAGCAGCAACCTTTTGTATAGCCTCTGTTACATCTTTGTTCTGTAGACACCAAAAAGTAGAGGAACTTATAAACAATGTGAtagaaaacacaaaagaaaactaaataaCCAGCTTCACTCAGCAGACTTCATGAGCGGGTGTGTGCATTCAAATTTAAGGCATATAACTTTATATAGATATAACATGCTCTAGGGAATTCACAGAAAACACAATCAGTTTAACCAAAATATTGCAAAGAAAATTAGGTTAATCTATCAGAGTAACTATGACAAAAAAGCCTCATTTGGATGTTGGTCCATAGCTTTTGATAGTATTCATCATATAGAATCAGCCAATCAGGGAACAATACCAATGTCTTAGTTTAGAAGTGAAACATGAAAAAAtgaatgacaaaaaaaaaaaaaaaaacagtgctAAACTAGAATTCCAATTGCATCAATTAAAATCACATGAAAATCATCTGCAATTGATTGGATTCACATGTAAAAGTCAGACAAATGGCAGGAAAGGGTACATGATCCTCCATCAGTGTAACTATGACAAAAGAAGCTTCATTGGATTCAATCCATAGCCATTAATAGCTTATCATCACGGAGAGATATCATTTTAATTGAAAAGATGATCACTAAACTATATTCCATGCAATGAAAATGAAACAAGCACTGTTGGAGGTATATTCTATCACAGAACACCTCAACAAGCATGCAGGTATATCTAAGGGCACTACGGTAATGTCAGCCTATAGAGGGCAATAAGGATGTACAAAAGAAAACTACGTACAGCCATAAAATCAGATCACAGGCAATCACAATATAGGCAACAGGGAAAAAGAGGAAATCGAGATTACAGATTACCTCGGCAAAGTTGCCTTGCAAAAATAACCTATCCTAAGAGGCTACAGCAATGTTGGCCAAGAGGACATTAAGAATGGACAATGAAAAAAGTCCAACCTAAGCAGCCCATCCATAGCTAAACATGATATAGGCAACAGGGAAAAAGAGGAAATCAACATATCATAATCACCTCGGCAAAGTGGCCTAGAAAGTATATCCAATTCTAAGAAACTACAGTAATGTTTGGCCTTAAAGAACATTAAGAGTAGACAAATAAAACATATCCACTCATAGCTGGTCCGCAGCCAAGGATAATATGGGCAACAGGGAAAAAGAGGAAATCAACAGATCATAATCTCCTCGGCAAAGTTGCCTTGATAGTATATTCGATCCTAGACAATAAAAGTAATGTTGGCCCACAGAGGACATTAAAAATGACCAAAGAAATATGTTCACTCACACCATCCAAAGCCAAGCATATAGGCAACAGGGAAAAAGAGGTAATCAACGAACGATAAATCACCTCGGCAAAGTTGCCATTAAACCATCAGTCTCAATTCAGTGACAAAACTATTGTTGTGTGGTTTGACAGTCACAAAAGTTGCTCAAACATGGAAAATACACATAAAGCACACTGAAAAATGTTAACACTCTACGCCAATCAACTAACCCCACAATGAATACACTGACAATTTACATGAAAGCCAACTCCTCTCCCTCAATTGAACAACAAATACCCCTTCAGTGTAACTATGACAAGAAGCACCATCTGGATCTAGATCCATAGCTCATACTAACAGCTCATCATCAGGGGGTACCATGGACATAAAACatttaagaaaaagaagaaaaaaaaaacaaaaagcaacTCATTCAAATTACATCAAACAATGTAGCAACCACAAAATGCATATCAGCATCATCAAGTCCGCAGGTACTACTTCAGATTTAATAGTACACACAAATTACCTTTTTTCCGGGCTTTACAAGCCTCAAGGCAACTTCAGCAGCAGTATTAGCAGCCGCAATGACATCTGCAGCCCTTCCTGTGATGGGCCCTGCTTGAAGAGCATGAGTATGAGCGACTATAGCAATGAACCCATCTATATGACAACCCATATCACTGCAGAAAGACAAAACTCCATTACTTTCATAACTTAAGCATCATCTATTGTACAGTCAGAAAATATAACGAGGGTTCCGAGACAAGGGCTTACATCTTTACAATATCCCCTTCTTCGAGCACTGTTTCATCACTGGCAAGTGGAGAGAAATGGCACACAGTGTTGTTCACAGAAATGGAAGTTGGGAAAGCAACACCTCgttcaatcttcttcttcacattTTTGTACATGTTACCAGTTTGCCTTCATAACAAAAATAACACATTACTCGACGCAATAATAACCAAGAATAATCGAAAACATTTTTgtccactacaaaaaaaaaaaatcaatgccAACAACAAAACTTACTCTCTGATGTATGAATCACCTATCTCGCAAACGTCCACAATCTTAGCTTTCGGCTTGCATTCCGATATCACTCGCTGCAAAGCCTCTGCCAATTTTCACAAAAATCAACACACACGATCAACACGAAACCAGATTACATCACAGACAATATTAGCATTTGGTCCACTTCATCAACTCTAgtatataagaaaatcacattCTAAATGCCTAAATATGAGATAAAGAGTGAGAAAATTACTGTTCACAATCTCAGCGGCACTCTTGTATTTGGTGACCACTTCTGGAGAGGTGAGATCCAACTCCTTCTCCTCCCTCTCGTCGTCGGACGACATCGTTTCAAAGCTTCGGAAACCGGATTCTGAAACCTGAAATCGGAAATGGAAAATGTTATAGCAGAAACCGGCGgcgaagaagcagaagaagcgGATTGAATTGAAGGATTGGATGAGGTGATACCGGACCTGGTTGGAAGAAAATTTGGGGGAGACGAGACTGTGGAGGCGAGTGTGGGAGCTCAGTGAGTATCGGGTTAGGGTTTATTGGGAACAAATGGAGGTGGCTTACTGGAAGGCTAGGGTTTCAACGTGCGGCTGCGTTTGCTTATATAGGATATTTTGGTCGCTGCTTCTTGTAgggttttaatttttattattattaataattaaTATCACAATAATATACACGTTATTGCTTGTTTTACATTTTTACACAGGTAATTCCTTATTCTTATGATCTTTTCTATTGTTGTTAATTTATTTCATACATCATTTGAATGGACTGGCAAGTAGAGCACTCTTCGTTAgatggtgcttgttagaatacattatTTTAGTTTagactcttgttattatctCAGGAGATTCTTTTGATGTTTATTATAATCCGGTGTTTAGGCATCATATCCTCATGTATtatgcagtttcattaatcaagactttaGGTCAGCCACACCTGCCTTtacttaaaaatatatatatatatatatatatatatatatatatatatattcgtcCATAATTGGGAATGGCAATGAGAGGCTTGTATTGCCCTTTTCTCATTTTTGTCTTGCCACAATTTTGATGGGGAAAGAAAGGGCAAAAACGAGGGTTTGTATGGCTCTGCTGTCATCAAAAGAGCAAGGAGATCAGCACTGTTAACACCGTCGTTAACACCATATGAGCAAGGAGATCAGAATTATGCTGTCTCGCCATCAAACTTCGTTTGGTTCTTTGAAACtctgaaaagcaaaaaaaaaaaaaagagtttctattgggacctccaaatctgctcacttgacctcactctattatgaattattaaatgacatatataacctactataaaatgactattaaggacaataactataccaaaaaatattatatttattttatatagactttccaattcaataatattag
This region includes:
- the LOC133720595 gene encoding dnaJ protein ERDJ3A is translated as MFNRRLVSLIIATASLLLLTIDAKTLDPYKVLGVERNASQREIQKAFHKLSLQYHPDKNKAKGAQAKFAEINNAYEILSDEEKRKNYDMYGDEKGNPGFQAGSPGDHGGYTYFTNGGPGHNQFTYRPSDWQSMGGQGGSKSFSFSFGGPSDGPSPSGFSMNDIFSNFFGDNSGAGGQFGGFTGSSRARPGSQSTPKSIRALNSQVYKKEIVDRGMTWLLFSYTTSLKGHQHVESMIEEVASSLKGAVKVGSVNCDTEASLCKDLGIYPRRMPRVFVYSYKASEKGLLVEYDGDWGAKPLKSFCQDHLPRFSKRVDLNFLKSSSVTVDKFPTVVLLSTKKDTPVIWRVLSGLYHKRIIFYDVQVQDASDPTVKKLGVDALPAIVGWLSNGEKHVLKTGIAVKDLKSAIHDLSGLIEGFEKKNKKAASDQSKKASTDSRENQIPLLTKSNFDALCGDKIPVCIIGAFRSFKERKKLESVLNTVSQKSLSRQQNSAHGRDSISYTLLDATKQASFLNAFDKAGFKSLDKVLVAYKPRKGTFAAFEGEITTEEAEKFISAVLNGDIRFTRTRQSPLLI
- the LOC133722773 gene encoding uncharacterized protein LOC133722773; the protein is MRFGHMLVDKPYGLTTGVNIIRHRIYPFREGEKRWLPLMSMILPVSIRCTTCANHMPQGTTLTYVRRRALSKTSLGAPIVTFFFNCTKCRANIQMKEDPENSGHVVEDGAAEIFEHEKSEHLGKIGDEDGLDHETSYSNLKKSGHRRKIRDGGGLDYEASDSDLKRQKLMIGLPSNPTDVFTISDSSSTEHLC
- the LOC133720596 gene encoding ERBB-3 BINDING PROTEIN 1, whose amino-acid sequence is MSSDDEREEKELDLTSPEVVTKYKSAAEIVNKALQRVISECKPKAKIVDVCEIGDSYIREQTGNMYKNVKKKIERGVAFPTSISVNNTVCHFSPLASDETVLEEGDIVKIDMGCHIDGFIAIVAHTHALQAGPITGRAADVIAAANTAAEVALRLVKPGKKNKDVTEAIQKVAAAYDCKIVEGVLSHQMKQFVIDANKVILSVSNPDTRVEEAEFEENEVYAIDIVASTGEGKPKLLDEKQTTIYKRAVDKSYHLKMKASRFIFSEISQKFPLMPFTARALEEKRARLGLLECVNHELLQPYPVLHEKPGDFVAHIKFTVLLMPNGSDRITSHPLQELQPTKQVDDPEIKAWLALGTKTKKKGGGKKKKGKKGDKAEESTEAQPMDATNGAETQG